The Clostridium sp. DL-VIII DNA window ACTATTTGGGCACAAATAATCCCACAAACAAGTTCATTACAAAAACAACAGACTGATACAATACTTTCTAATACGACACATAAGGTTATAGTCAGATATGGAGCCGGAAAAGATATTACTCAAGATATGTGGTTTATTTATCAAGGCCATAGATTAGATATTAAATATGTACTAGATCCTTATTTTTCGCATCAATTTCTTGAAATATTCTGCGAAGAGATCATAGGAGGATAATATGAGTAGTGATGGATTTGATTTTAGTGAACTAACTAAATTTGAAAAAAAGTTAGTTGAAAAAGCAAATGATACTATGCCAAAAGAAAGCAAGAAATTCATAAAAAAAGAAGGTAATAAGCTAAATAAAAAAAATAAAGCTGTATTTAAGAGTAAAGGAATAGAAGAGAAAACAGGAAATTTAATTAGAGGATTTAAAGCAGGAAAAGCCTATAAATACAGAGGTGTTTGGTCTGTAAGAGCTCTTAATAGTAGTCCCCATGTTCACTTAATTAATGATGGATATATGTGGACTCCACATAAAAAAGTTGCAAGAGGGCAATCGCATAAGCAAACTGGAGAGGAAAAATTTATTCCTGGGTTTCATTTCATGGAAGAAGCAGCGAAAGCATTTGAAAGTGGTTATTATTCAGATGTTGAAGAATTTTTGCAAGAAGTATTTATAAAGGGGTTATAACTATGATTACACTGAAACAAATAAATAAGGCTATAAATAATGTTATACAAGCTGCATTAGTAAATACAGAATTTGCAGATGTTCAGGTAAGAACAGAAGATACTAAAGAAGATATAAAAAAAGATGTAGATGGATCATATATAAATGCTATAAGGCCATCAATAAAAGTAACATTTGATACTATACAAGCAGGAAAATTTAATAGTCAATTAAAAGAAAGAACTCTTCCAGTAAGGGTTTATTTTTTTGCTAAAGATAGGTACAAACCTAAATTAGATAATTTAGCAATGGAGGATTTATTAGTAAATACATTTTTAGAAGATGTAAAAGTCACAGATACATTTTACATGCCAATTGCTGAAGATGGAGAGATACAGTGCAGCACAACTGACGGTGTATTACAGGTTACTTTTGAGTTATATTCCCTTGAAGAAATTTATGACGATTCAAATTTAGAGAATATAGAAGAGTTAAATTTCAACTTAAATTTAAAAGAATAGGAGTGATGATTAATGACAGTAGAAATGCCAAACATAGATGTAAGCTTTAAGCAAAAGGCAAATTCACTCGTTGATCGTAGTGAGAGAGGTTACGCAATCCTTATTATTAGGGATGATACCGTTAAGACATTTGATTATAGAGAATATGACATAATTACTGATGTTAAAGAAAATGATTATTCGTCAAGTAATTATCAGTACATTAATGATATATTTGCATTTGCACCGTATAAAGTTTGTATAGTTAGGATAGATGCTACAGCAGAAGAAGGGGAAACAGCTCCAACTATAGCGGATGCATTAAATATTGTTTCGCAGAATGTTGCGACTGGATGGATTACTATTGGAAATGGTTCAGCAGATGATTTTACTACGTTATCAAGTTGGATAAAAACTAAAGCAACAATGGAAAAGAGAACTTATAAGGCTGTAGTTTTTAATGTCACAATTGCACCAGATGAAAAGCATGTAGTTAATTTTGTAAATGACCATGTGACTTTTTCAGATACTACAAGAGGAGAAGTCGAAGGAGTACATTATTGTCCAAGCTTAATAGGAATATTAGCTAAATGCAATATTAGTCAAGGTTGTAACTATTTTAAATGTACAAACCTTAGTAAAGTCACTGAGGTTGATGATAGGAATGCAGCTCTCGGAGCTGGTAAATTTATATTAATTAATGATGGTGCTAATGTAAGAATTGCACGTGGAATTAATTCACTGATAACTACAAATGGTACTACTATAACAGAAGATATGAAAGAGATTGAAGTTGTTGAAGCTATGGATCTTATGCAAGATGATATATCAACAACATTTAAAGAAGATTATCTTGGCGGTGGATATAAGAATAAATATGATAATCAAATTTTATTTATATCAGCAGTTAATGGTTATTTTAAAGAGTTATCAGCAGAGGGGACTGACGTTTTAGATGGAGAATATGACAATAAAAGTGATATTGATGTGGAAGCACAGAGAGCTGCATGGATAGCTGCCGGAACTTCAGAAGCTTCAGGATGGACAGATTTACAAGTCAGAAAGAATACTTTTAAAAGAAGTTTATTCTTAACTGCAAATGCAAAAGTATTACAAAGCATGGTTGATTTGAAATTTGCAATCAATTTAGCTTAAGGGAGGTATTTAGATTATGGCAAATCAAGCTTTAGCTAATAAAGTTTTAACAGGTAGTAGCGGTAATTTATGGTTCAATGGTCAGCTTTTAGCTAATTTAAGTAAAATTGAAGCCAAGGTAAAAGGTGACTTTGAAAGTATTGAATTTTGCGGAGATAATGCAACATATAGTAGATATAATGGTTGGAGCGGTGAAGGAACTATTACTGTAAAAAAAGTAGACAGTACAATATGGAAGATTTGTGCTGATGCATATAAAAGTGGAGTTATGCCAGATATTAAATTAATATCGAGTTTAACTGACAATGCCACTGGGAAAAGTGAAAAGGCAAGTATAGAAGGAGTAGTAATAACTGAATTTTTGCTTGCCGGTTTTGAGTCTAAAAAAATAATTGAAGAAGAATTTCCATTTAATTTTGGAGATTTTGAACCAATTGAAACTATTTAAGATGCTTTTAATTAAGCATCTTTTTAATTTTAATATGAATATTTGGAGGAATTTATTATGGAAAAAAATTTAAAAGAATTTGATGAAAAGCAGGAAGAAAAACAACTAAAGAAATTATCTTTAGAGGAATTCATAAATCAGGGATTAGAAAGAGAATCAAGTAGAAAGAAAGAAGCAGATATTCTAATAGAAGGCTGGGGAGTAATAACATTTATTAAACCAACTGAAGATAATTTACTAGAATTCTTAAATGCACAGGCAAATGCTATAAAAATGAATAAAAATGAAGAAATCATAGGAACAAATTTGAGAGCTATAACTGAAGCAGCAAAAGACTTTATTTATTTTTCATGCCCTTTTTTACAAAATCCAGAATTGCATAAAGCATGGGGAATACAAGATCCATTGGATGCACCTATTAAAGCTTTTGGAGTTGAAAATTTACCTAACATAGCAAATCAAATTAAAGATACTTTCGGAGATGGCAAGAAAACTAAGAAAAAAATAAAAAACTCATAAGAGGGAATGACAAAGGAGATATAGGGCCACTATTTTGGCTCTGTTATTTCTTTGAATGTGGTCATTCTCTCGAATATTTATGGAATCTTCCTGAAACTCAAAAGGAGGTTTTAAAAGAATATGTTCTTTACAAAAATGAATTAATGAATGCCAAACCACCAAAAACTTAATAAGGATGTGATAATTTGGCTTCAAAAGTAATTAGTACGATTTTAAATTTAAAAGATAATTTTAGTGATACAATTCAAAACGTTGCTAAAAATACGCAATCTTTTAGAAATGGAATGAAAAATACTGAAGATCAAGCTTTGAACATGAAAAAAACTGTTTCTAATGCATATGATACCATTGGACAATCTATATTAAGAGGTATTGGCGTTGGTGCGGGAATGGACATTTGGGAACAAATGAAAGAAGGAATTGTTGAAACAGTTACTTTTGGTAATGAGCTTCAAAAATCTTTAAATGGTATTCAAGCAGCAACTGGAATAAGTGATGATGCATTAGGAAGCATGCGAGATACTATGCTTGATATTTATAATGATAATTTCGGAGAAAATTTTGACGAAATTGGAGAAGCAATTAAAGGCATAAGGCAACAAACAGGTGCTAGTGGTGATGATTTAAAAGAATTAGCAGAAGATGCATTTGCATTAAGAGATACCTTTGGCATAGACGTAAATGAATCTATAAGAAGTGCCAATACGATTATGAACCAATTTGGAGTAGATGGTGAGAATGCTTTTAATTTGATTGCACAAGGGAAGCAAAAAGGATTAGATTTCAGTGATGAAATGGTTGACTCTATTAATGAATATAGCGTGCAATTTAAGAAGGTTGGTTTAAGTGCTCAAGATATGTTTAATATTTTTGCAAATGGAACAGCTTCAGGGGCATTTAACCTTGATAAAGTTGGAGATGCAGTTAAGGAATTTTCTATAAGAGCAGTTGATGGAAGTAAAACTACAACAGATGGTTTTACTCAGCTTGGATTTAATGCAGCCGATTTGTCAGCTAAATTTGCACAAGGTGGAGATATTGCAAGAAGTTCATTTGAAAATGTAGTTAGTGCATTAGGTAATATGCAAGATCCATTAAAGCAATCTCAGATTGGTGTTGAGTTATTTGGAACTCAATTTGAGGATTTGGGTATAAATGCAATTGAAAGTTTAGGGAATTTAAATGGTTCGATTGATAGCACATATGATGCAATGAGTTCTATTAAAGATATTAAATACAATGATATAGGCAGTGCATTTGAAGGAATAAAACGTAATATTCAAACGAGTATTTTAGTTCCAATATCTGATGAGGCGCTGCCGAGACTAAATGATTTTGCTAATTGGTTTAAGGATAAAATACCAGGAGTAAAAGAGACTATTTCAAGTGTCACAGGTGAATTTTTAAATGTTGCAAGTAATATTTTAGATACTGATTTACCAGCATTGCAGAACTTAGGTAGTTCCATTGGAAATTTAGCTAAAACAATATATGATAGTGTTGCGCCTGCTTTCGACTCAATAAAACCAGATAGCTGGGACTCTGTTGGAGATGCAATAAAGGATATTATAGATAGTTCAACAAAAGTTGTAGATTTTTATAGAAATAACTGGACTACAATAAAGCCGATAATAGAGGGCGTTACAATGGCTGTAGTGGCGTGGAAGCTTGCAATTATAGCGGTTAATACATGGACAAAGATAGTTTCTATCACTACTAAAGCGTGGGAAACGATAGAAATGATTATATGGGGCATTAAGAATGCAACAAACGCATGGGAAGCTGCACAATGGGCTCTAGATGTAGCTATGGATGCAAACCCAATAGGAGTTGTAGCGCTTGCAATAGCGGGTTTAGGTTTTGTTATATACGAAGTAGTTAAACATTGGCAAGATATATATAATTGGATTAAATGGGTTTGGGGAATTCTTGAGGATAATCCAATATTGCTATTTATAAGTGCTGTATTAAATCCTTTTGGAACTGCTTTATTAGCAATTGTAGCTAATTGGGATAAGATAACTGGAGCGATTCAACGAGCTTATGATTGGTTTAAATCATGGACAAATAAATGGAACAATACAACCTTAGCAGATAAAGAGGTTAATATTACTGGAAATTATTCAAATGTTGATACATCTAATGCAGATCAAGTAACATTTAATCCTTGGGGATGGAAAGCTACAGGAACACAATATGCTACTGGTGGACCTACAATAGTTGGAGAACATGGACCAGAAGCTATTGACTTACCAGGTGGTGCAAAAGTTTATACAGCAAACCAAACTAAGAAGATATTAAATGGAAATGGTAATAATGGAATGAACATATATGTAATAGTTCAAGGCAATATGGTAGGAAATGAAGAGTTTGCA harbors:
- a CDS encoding phage tail tube protein, with the protein product MANQALANKVLTGSSGNLWFNGQLLANLSKIEAKVKGDFESIEFCGDNATYSRYNGWSGEGTITVKKVDSTIWKICADAYKSGVMPDIKLISSLTDNATGKSEKASIEGVVITEFLLAGFESKKIIEEEFPFNFGDFEPIETI
- a CDS encoding phage tail sheath C-terminal domain-containing protein: MTVEMPNIDVSFKQKANSLVDRSERGYAILIIRDDTVKTFDYREYDIITDVKENDYSSSNYQYINDIFAFAPYKVCIVRIDATAEEGETAPTIADALNIVSQNVATGWITIGNGSADDFTTLSSWIKTKATMEKRTYKAVVFNVTIAPDEKHVVNFVNDHVTFSDTTRGEVEGVHYCPSLIGILAKCNISQGCNYFKCTNLSKVTEVDDRNAALGAGKFILINDGANVRIARGINSLITTNGTTITEDMKEIEVVEAMDLMQDDISTTFKEDYLGGGYKNKYDNQILFISAVNGYFKELSAEGTDVLDGEYDNKSDIDVEAQRAAWIAAGTSEASGWTDLQVRKNTFKRSLFLTANAKVLQSMVDLKFAINLA
- a CDS encoding DUF6838 family protein, whose product is MITLKQINKAINNVIQAALVNTEFADVQVRTEDTKEDIKKDVDGSYINAIRPSIKVTFDTIQAGKFNSQLKERTLPVRVYFFAKDRYKPKLDNLAMEDLLVNTFLEDVKVTDTFYMPIAEDGEIQCSTTDGVLQVTFELYSLEEIYDDSNLENIEELNFNLNLKE
- a CDS encoding phage head closure protein, translated to MQGRLDKRIVVWGNIEFDNEIDEKDFGPREIKTIWAQIIPQTSSLQKQQTDTILSNTTHKVIVRYGAGKDITQDMWFIYQGHRLDIKYVLDPYFSHQFLEIFCEEIIGG
- a CDS encoding phage tail tape measure protein yields the protein MASKVISTILNLKDNFSDTIQNVAKNTQSFRNGMKNTEDQALNMKKTVSNAYDTIGQSILRGIGVGAGMDIWEQMKEGIVETVTFGNELQKSLNGIQAATGISDDALGSMRDTMLDIYNDNFGENFDEIGEAIKGIRQQTGASGDDLKELAEDAFALRDTFGIDVNESIRSANTIMNQFGVDGENAFNLIAQGKQKGLDFSDEMVDSINEYSVQFKKVGLSAQDMFNIFANGTASGAFNLDKVGDAVKEFSIRAVDGSKTTTDGFTQLGFNAADLSAKFAQGGDIARSSFENVVSALGNMQDPLKQSQIGVELFGTQFEDLGINAIESLGNLNGSIDSTYDAMSSIKDIKYNDIGSAFEGIKRNIQTSILVPISDEALPRLNDFANWFKDKIPGVKETISSVTGEFLNVASNILDTDLPALQNLGSSIGNLAKTIYDSVAPAFDSIKPDSWDSVGDAIKDIIDSSTKVVDFYRNNWTTIKPIIEGVTMAVVAWKLAIIAVNTWTKIVSITTKAWETIEMIIWGIKNATNAWEAAQWALDVAMDANPIGVVALAIAGLGFVIYEVVKHWQDIYNWIKWVWGILEDNPILLFISAVLNPFGTALLAIVANWDKITGAIQRAYDWFKSWTNKWNNTTLADKEVNITGNYSNVDTSNADQVTFNPWGWKATGTQYATGGPTIVGEHGPEAIDLPGGAKVYTANQTKKILNGNGNNGMNIYVIVQGNMVGNEEFANQVGQHVYNQIQLGMVNSKG